Proteins encoded within one genomic window of Pseudorasbora parva isolate DD20220531a chromosome 3, ASM2467924v1, whole genome shotgun sequence:
- the hspb1 gene encoding heat shock protein beta-1, which produces MAERRIPFSFMHSPSWDPFRDWYQGSRLFDQTFGMPAFSEEMPAFPSTHWPGYMRPFGHPEMASLMQSPVAQVPMSPPAVMLPPTYGRALSRQLSSGMSEIKQTQDAWKISLDVNHFAPEELAVKTKDGVVEITGKHEERKDEHGFVSRCFTRKYTLPPGVDSEKISSSLSPEGVLTIEAPLPKPAIQGTEINIPVNTGSSAAAVSTTKKP; this is translated from the exons ATGGCCGAGAGACGCATTCCCTTCAGCTTCATGCACAGCCCGTCCTGGGACCCTTTCCGCGACTGGTACCAGGGCAGCCGGCTTTTCGATCAAACTTTTGGGATGCCAGCTTTCTCCGAGGAGATGCCCGCGTTCCCGAGCACACACTGGCCCGGATACATGCGGCCCTTTGGACATCCCGAGATGGCCTCGTTAATGCAGAGCCCAGTGGCTCAGGTGCCCATGTCACCCCCCGCCGTTATGCTGCCGCCTACCTACGGACGGGCTCTTTCCCGACAGCTGAGCTCGGGAATGTCCGAAATAAAGCAGACGCAGGACGCCTGGAAGATCAGCCTGGACGTCAATCACTTTGCCCCAGAGGAGCTGGCGGTGAAGACCAAAGATGGAGTGGTGGAGATCACCG GCAAACATGAGGAGAGGAAGGATGAACACGGCTTTGTGTCCAGATGTTTTACCAGGAAATACAC TCTGCCCCCTGGTGTGGACTCCGAGAAGATAAGCTCCTCTCTGTCTCCAGAGGGCGTCCTGACCATTGAAGCTCCTCTTCCCAAACCTGCAATCCAGGGCACGGAAATCAACATCCCTGTGAACACAGGCAGCAGCGCAGCGGCCGTCAGCACCACAAAGAAACCCtga